GCCATACGAGATGTGGAGCAAATGATTTCATTGCATTTGCTCGACAGTTTGGCGACCTTACCTTACATTACTGGTGAAAAAATCATCGATGTGGGTACTGGGCCAGGTTTACCTGGTATGGTGCTTGCTATATGTTATCCTGACAAAGAGTTTACTTTGTTGGACAGTAATGGCAAAAAAACCCGTTTTTTGACTCAAGTGAAAATGGAATTGGGCATGGCAAATGTTATGGTAGCTAATGAGCGAGTTGAAAAACATCCGCAACAAGGCGAATACCATCATGTTATTTCCAGAGCTTTTGCTTCTTTGCAAGATATGATCAATTGGACTTTGCCACTTCCTAAACAATCGGGTAACTTTTTAGCTATGAAGGGTGTATACCCTCATGAGGAAATAGCGGCACTGCCGAAAGAGGTTGAAGTACTTTCGATAGATCCTCTTTCCGTGCCAAGTGTTCAGGCGGAACGTCATATGGTAGTAATGACGCGTAAAGGATAAAGCATGGCTAGAATTATCGCAGTGACAAATCAAAAAGGTGGCGTAGGTAAAACCACGACTTGCGTTAACTTAGCAGCGTCTTTGACGGCTATGAAGCGTCGAGTGTTATTAATTGATTTGGATCCACAAGGAAACGCGACCACTGGCAGTGGCCTTAGTAAAGAAGAATTGGAAACCAGTGTCTACGATGTGCTAGTGGGGTCTCATGGCGTTAAAGAAGTCATGAAAAAAAGTTCTCCAGGTGATTATTGGGTATTGCCAGCTAATGGCGATTTAACTGGTGCAGAAGTGGCGTTGCTGGATCTTCCGAGCAAAGAAACGCGTTTAAGAGCTGGCTTATATGAGGTAGATAATGATTTTGATTTCATTCTACTCGATTGTCCACCTGCGTTGAACATGCTAACGGTCAATGCTCTTGCCGCGTCGCAAGGAGTGTTGATTCCTGTGCAATGTGAATATTACGCACTAGAGGGTCTTAGTGCGCTCCTTCAAACCATTGAACGTATCACACAAGCATTAAACCCATCTTTGGAGGTCGAAGGCATAGTGCGAACCATGTATGATCCTCGTCCGAGTTTGACTCATGATGTGTCTGTGCAACTGCACAAATATTTTGGCAACAAGGTTTATGACACTGTAATTCCAAGAAATATTCGTTTGGCGGAATCTCCTAGCTATGGTTTGCCGGTGTTGCATTATGAGAAACAATCTCGTGGTGCTATCGCCTATCTAGCATTGGCGGGCGAATTTATTCGTAAACGTGCAGCATAACAGCAGTTTAATGGCATTAAGGTTAATAGAATGACGACGAAAAAAAGAGGCCTAGGTCGAGGTTTAGATGCATTATTGGCACCACAGACAAGCGTGACCAAGGATGTTGATGGCGATACGGCGGAAGATCAGGTAAAAGGGCTCACCTATTTACCCGTAGAATGGTTATCTAAAGGTAAATTTCAACCTCGTCGTGATATGAATACTTCACAATTGGAAGATCTTGCTGCTTCGATTCGTACCCAAGGCATTATGCAGCCGATTGTGGTACGTCCTATCAGTGGACCTAATCAGTATGAAATCATTGCTGGTGAACGTCGTTGGCGCGCTGCTAAGTTAGCTGGCTTAGAGCAGGTACCTGTTATTGTCCGTCATGTGGAAGATGCGGATGCTGTGGTATTGGCTTTGATTGAAAACATTCAACGTGAAGATCTTAATCCAGTAGAAGAAGCTTTGGCATTGCAGCGCTTAGTAGAAGATTTTAATTTAACTCAACAAGAAGTAGCGGACACGGTAGGAAAATCCCGTTCTGCAGTTGCCAATTTGTTGCGTTTATTGGGATTGACGCCAGAAGTACGCCGCTTACTTGAGCACGGTGATATAGAAATGGGACACGCGCGTGCCTTATTGCCTTTGGAATATGATAAACAAATTCAAGCTGCGTCTCAGGTGGTGACTAAGTCTTTGTCTGTACGAGAAACAGAAAAATTGGTGAAAAATTACCAAGTGAACGCCGATAAAGCAGACGAGAGTAAACCAGAATTGCCTGATTTGAGTGCAGAAGCAGAGAAAATCAGTCAAAAAATCAATGCCGCCGTTAAAATTCAACCCAGTGCCAAAGGCAAAGGTAAGTTGGTGATTGAATATCGTAATCCAGAACACCTAGAGTTATTGATCAGTGAGTTAATGGCTGAAAAATGATGA
The window above is part of the Marinomonas sp. THO17 genome. Proteins encoded here:
- the rsmG gene encoding 16S rRNA (guanine(527)-N(7))-methyltransferase RsmG translates to MTHFDTIQQGALQMGATLSNDTIERLVRYIAMLEKWNKAYNLTAIRDVEQMISLHLLDSLATLPYITGEKIIDVGTGPGLPGMVLAICYPDKEFTLLDSNGKKTRFLTQVKMELGMANVMVANERVEKHPQQGEYHHVISRAFASLQDMINWTLPLPKQSGNFLAMKGVYPHEEIAALPKEVEVLSIDPLSVPSVQAERHMVVMTRKG
- a CDS encoding AAA family ATPase, coding for MARIIAVTNQKGGVGKTTTCVNLAASLTAMKRRVLLIDLDPQGNATTGSGLSKEELETSVYDVLVGSHGVKEVMKKSSPGDYWVLPANGDLTGAEVALLDLPSKETRLRAGLYEVDNDFDFILLDCPPALNMLTVNALAASQGVLIPVQCEYYALEGLSALLQTIERITQALNPSLEVEGIVRTMYDPRPSLTHDVSVQLHKYFGNKVYDTVIPRNIRLAESPSYGLPVLHYEKQSRGAIAYLALAGEFIRKRAA
- a CDS encoding ParB/RepB/Spo0J family partition protein encodes the protein MTTKKRGLGRGLDALLAPQTSVTKDVDGDTAEDQVKGLTYLPVEWLSKGKFQPRRDMNTSQLEDLAASIRTQGIMQPIVVRPISGPNQYEIIAGERRWRAAKLAGLEQVPVIVRHVEDADAVVLALIENIQREDLNPVEEALALQRLVEDFNLTQQEVADTVGKSRSAVANLLRLLGLTPEVRRLLEHGDIEMGHARALLPLEYDKQIQAASQVVTKSLSVRETEKLVKNYQVNADKADESKPELPDLSAEAEKISQKINAAVKIQPSAKGKGKLVIEYRNPEHLELLISELMAEK